A genome region from Brienomyrus brachyistius isolate T26 chromosome 23, BBRACH_0.4, whole genome shotgun sequence includes the following:
- the zgc:152968 gene encoding RNA exonuclease 1 homolog isoform X1, producing MLPTAGFFAKFDCPFFAHGYCQRPFCHFKHAKEDLLCLSPNRKRAGPENAPRPLKKGTHHKLYGASEKDPCFLELERINREIETVKCEVEKEQRRLSHYKTLQEDIFGSCSSKALKPHNGSEGKECIAKNVTSARTPVSAVVHAPGSKYVVDSSRPRTDLEYDPLSNYSSDLKPSSAVECRVQNCGQEETPSLKRMRENLGEDQRGGRPEEDDDDDGVLVIDIPPLEESRKRSRAPKLCSAVPTVLKESSGCIKSVSSLPELCDVPVFEAEISACNTACVKSEGQNCTDISPATDGNTSGKTNITDVFEDISKCLENLRSESKKNTHLPEFEPILGNSSFCASDSRRNFSPANDGTVPGDQTGMQLSSIETRSRLSNPPEQGNGVQPKMAKSLVLHEGNLPVPSPVTQQPKEQQGFEQGTPLDENSPVSHVPVVSCSPKVAAQLYFTGKTDHHSSSQAAVPIHQHEQRAVPHNIVYEPVPGPSISISRAISSTLALSASVLDETRIQEIDQTNKSNLSSEEEYLDMEFSDSDPMEECYRIFMEANQTEPADPVLSNVPVEAVDLDRSEMKKAIPAPGSKKRVAHVSKHEVTKTRPQVMVPFQRAVPLLVNPPKLQQLQQKAAVLTAAVKGGQAYVAATSGQKKQENLPSAPLPIPVQPTCLNILPVGAALQWGNVHLIIPDGTIALPLTPVPTPPTTPSAPPTVPVPLHTTLTHAKPITVKRKSKCRPEASTKVPHDVRQRYVNLFVEEFLRTSFTVQDAFEKALAEEKTIYDRSVNKLKYLSIAVNVLKRLKNQSTPSAKESVESNNPGSRGRVSFNPLVLQANDPGEVNLYTQLKEHILSEILLKENNYPFAHPEIPGKAIQQGSIRKGSSDSLKRICCRCGATYSVSPSGTHTRKEECNYHSGKVVQNKVPGGVETCYSCCEGAIGTPGCQVFKLHVHDVVSMDGFVSSSPRPPTEIGSPGVFALNCDVCYTSQGLELLRVTLVNSNLQVIYDAFVKPDSEVIDYNTRFSGISEEDVSSASFSLRDVQSVLLSFISADTILIGHSLENDLCALKFIHHTAVDTAVVFPHRLGHPHKRQLCSLVADHLRRIIQESVGGHDSVEDATACMELMLWKVKEDSKVKRL from the exons ATGTTACCTACCGCAGGGTTTTTTGCTAAATTTGATTGCCCTTTCTTTGCTCATGGTTACTGCCAGCGACCCTTTTGCCATTTTAAACATGCCAAAGAGGATCTCCTTTGCCTATCGCCGAACCGGAAGCGAGCAG GACCTGAAAATGCTCCCCGTCCCCTAAAGAAAGGAACCCATCATAAACTATATGGAGCTTCAGAGAAGGATCCTTGCTTTTTGGAGCTGGAACGGATAAACAGAGAGATTGAGACTGTCAAGTGTGAGGTGGAGAAGGAGCAGCGGAGGTTATCTCACTACAAGACTCTTCAGGAAGACATTTTCGGTAGCTGCTCCAGCAAAGCTTTGAAACCCCACAATGGCTCCGAAGGTAAAGAGTGTATTGCCAAGAACGTCACTTCTGCTCGCACGCCAGTGTCTGCTGTAGTCCATGCACCTGGTAGCAAGTATGTGGTGGATAGCTCACGGCCAAGAACAGATTTGGAGTACGACCCCTTGTCCAATTATTCTTCAGACCTAAAACCCAGCAGTGCTGTAGAATGCAGAGTGCAAAACTGTGGTCAAGAAGAGACACCAAGTCTTAAAAGGATGAGGGAGAACCTTGGTGAAGATCAAAGGGGGGGCAGACCTGAAgaagatgacgatgatgatggagTTCTTGTAATAGATATTCCTCCTTTGGAGGAAAGCAGAAAGAGGTCTAGAGCCCCAAAATTATGTAGTGCAGTCCCAACAGTATTGAAGGAAAGTTCTGGATGTATCAAATCTGTATCCTCCCTGCCAGAATTGTGTGATGTTCCAGTCTTTGAAGCAGAGATCTCCGCATGTAACACTGCCTGTGTGAAATCAGAAGGGCAAAACTGCACTGACATTTCACCTGCCACCGATGGCAATACATCTGGGAAAACCAACATCACAGATGTGTTTGAGGATATATCAAAGTGTCTAGAAAATCTCAGaagtgaaagtaaaaaaaacactcattTGCCAGAATTTGAGCCTATTCTAGGAAACTCAAGTTTTTGTGCTTCTGATTCCAGAAGGAATTTCTCTCCTGCAAATGATGGAACTGTACCCGGTGATCAGACAGGAATGCAACTGAGCTCCATTGAGACCCGAAGTAGGCTTTCCAATCCTCCTGAACAAGGGAATGGTGTACAGCCAAAAATGGCTAAATCCCTTGTTCTTCATGAAGGTAATCTCCCTGTTCCCTCACCTGTCACGCAACAACCCAAGGAGCAGCAAGGCTTTGAGCAGGGAACCCCTCTTGATGAAAACTCACCTGTGTCGCATGTTCCAGTGGTGTCTTGTTCTCCAAAAGTGGCGGCACAATTATATTTCACCGGAAAGACTGATCATCATAGCAGTAGCCAGGCAGCAGTTCCCATCCACCAGCATGAGCAACGTGCAGTTCCTCATAATATTGTATATGAGCCAGTTCCAGGACCTTCCATAAGCATCTCAAGGGCAATTTCCAGTACATTAGCTCTATCTGCTTCAGTGTTGGATGAAACCAGAATACAAGAAATTGATCAAACTAACAAATCAAATTTGAGCTCTGAGGAGGAATATTTGGACATGGAATTTTCGGACAGTGACCCGATGGAAGAGTGTTACAGGATATTCATGGAAGCCAACCAGACAGAACCAGCAGACCCAGTTCTAAGCAATGTTCCT GTTGAAGCTGTTGATCTAGACCGGTCAGAGATGAAGAAAGCCATCCCTGCACCAGGCTCAAAGAAAAGAGTTGCACATGTGTCCAAACATGAG GTGACTAAAACCAGGCCACAGGTGATGGTTCCGTTCCAAAGAGCAGTTCCCTTGCTAGTCAACCCTCCCAAACTGCAGCAGTTGCAGCAGAAGGCTGCTGTACTGACCGCCGCCGTCAAAGGTGGCCAGGCCTATGTGGCAGCCACGAGTGGACAGAAAAAACAGGAAAACCTGCCTTCTGCTCCTTTGCCGATTCCTGTTCAACCAA CCTGTCTGAATATCCTGCCAGTTGGAGCTGCTTTGCAGTGGGGAAATGTGCACCTTATCATTCCGGATGGGACCATTGCTCTACCCCTGACTCCAGTTCCAACACCACCCACCACCCCATCAGCTCCACCCACAGTACCTGTGCCTCTGCACACCACCCTGACCCATGCCAAG CCAATTACAGTCAAGCGAAAGTCAAAGTGCCGCCCAGAGGCCAGTACCAAAGTTCCACATGATGTTCGGCAGCGTTATGTCAACTTATTCGTTGAGGAGTTCTTGAGGACATCCTTTACTGTTCAAGATGCCTTTGAAAAG GCGCTGGCAGAGGAAAAGACCATTTATGACAGAAGTGTCAACAAGCTCAAGTATCTGAGTATAGCTGTAAATGTACTGAAGAGATTGAAGAACCAGAGTACTCCCTCTgccaaag AAAGTGTCGAATCCAATAATCCTGGATCAAGAGGCCGCGTTTCTTTCAATCCTCTAGTTCTGCAGGCTAATG ACCCAGGAGAGGTTAATTTGTACACACAGCTGAAAGAACACATCTTGTCTGAAATACTACTGAAGGAGAACAATTACCCCTTCGCCCATCCAGAAATACCTGGAAAAGCCATACAGCAGGGGAGTATTAGAAAAGGAAGCAGTGACT CTCTGAAGAGGATCTGCTGTCGATGCGGGGCTACATACTCAGTCAGCCCGAGTGGGACCCACACCAGGAAAGAAGAGTGTAACTATCACTCGGGGAAAGTGGTGCAAAACAAAG TGCCTGGTGGGGTAGAAACGTGCTATAGCTGCTGCGAGGGGGCCATCGGGACCCCCGGCTGCCAGGTATTCAAG CTGCACGTGCATGATGTGGTCAGCATGGATGGTTTCGTGAGCAGCTCTCCCAGACCCCCCACGGAGATTGGGAGCCCGGGTGTTTTTGCATTGAACTGTGATGTG TGCTACACCTCCCAAGGTCTGGAACTGCTCAGGGTAACTCTGGTCAACTCAAACCTGCAGGTGATCTATGATGCCTTCGTTAAACCAGACAGTGAGGTCATTGACTATAACACCAG GTTTTCTGGAATAAGCGAGGAGGATGTGTCCAGTGCCAGCTTCTCTCTCCGGGATGTTCAAAGTGTGTTGCTGAGCTTTATCAGTGCTGACACCATCCTGATTGGCCACAGCTTGGAGAATGATCTCTGTGCACTCAAG TTTATTCACCACACTGCAGTGGACACCGCTGTGGTTTTCCCTCATCGCCTGGGGCATCCCCACAAGAGACAACTCTGCAGCTTGGTTGCAGACCATCTCCGGCGAATTATTCAGGAGAGTG TTGGTGGCCATGACTCTGTAGAAGATGCCACGGCCTGCATGGAGCTGATGCTGTGGAAGGTGAAGGAGGACTCGAAAGTGAAGAGGTTGTGA
- the zgc:152968 gene encoding RNA exonuclease 1 homolog isoform X4, producing the protein MAPKVEAVDLDRSEMKKAIPAPGSKKRVAHVSKHEVTKTRPQVMVPFQRAVPLLVNPPKLQQLQQKAAVLTAAVKGGQAYVAATSGQKKQENLPSAPLPIPVQPTCLNILPVGAALQWGNVHLIIPDGTIALPLTPVPTPPTTPSAPPTVPVPLHTTLTHAKPITVKRKSKCRPEASTKVPHDVRQRYVNLFVEEFLRTSFTVQDAFEKALAEEKTIYDRSVNKLKYLSIAVNVLKRLKNQSTPSAKESVESNNPGSRGRVSFNPLVLQANDPGEVNLYTQLKEHILSEILLKENNYPFAHPEIPGKAIQQGSIRKGSSDSLKRICCRCGATYSVSPSGTHTRKEECNYHSGKVVQNKVPGGVETCYSCCEGAIGTPGCQVFKLHVHDVVSMDGFVSSSPRPPTEIGSPGVFALNCDVCYTSQGLELLRVTLVNSNLQVIYDAFVKPDSEVIDYNTRFSGISEEDVSSASFSLRDVQSVLLSFISADTILIGHSLENDLCALKFIHHTAVDTAVVFPHRLGHPHKRQLCSLVADHLRRIIQESVGGHDSVEDATACMELMLWKVKEDSKVKRL; encoded by the exons ATGGCTCCGAAG GTTGAAGCTGTTGATCTAGACCGGTCAGAGATGAAGAAAGCCATCCCTGCACCAGGCTCAAAGAAAAGAGTTGCACATGTGTCCAAACATGAG GTGACTAAAACCAGGCCACAGGTGATGGTTCCGTTCCAAAGAGCAGTTCCCTTGCTAGTCAACCCTCCCAAACTGCAGCAGTTGCAGCAGAAGGCTGCTGTACTGACCGCCGCCGTCAAAGGTGGCCAGGCCTATGTGGCAGCCACGAGTGGACAGAAAAAACAGGAAAACCTGCCTTCTGCTCCTTTGCCGATTCCTGTTCAACCAA CCTGTCTGAATATCCTGCCAGTTGGAGCTGCTTTGCAGTGGGGAAATGTGCACCTTATCATTCCGGATGGGACCATTGCTCTACCCCTGACTCCAGTTCCAACACCACCCACCACCCCATCAGCTCCACCCACAGTACCTGTGCCTCTGCACACCACCCTGACCCATGCCAAG CCAATTACAGTCAAGCGAAAGTCAAAGTGCCGCCCAGAGGCCAGTACCAAAGTTCCACATGATGTTCGGCAGCGTTATGTCAACTTATTCGTTGAGGAGTTCTTGAGGACATCCTTTACTGTTCAAGATGCCTTTGAAAAG GCGCTGGCAGAGGAAAAGACCATTTATGACAGAAGTGTCAACAAGCTCAAGTATCTGAGTATAGCTGTAAATGTACTGAAGAGATTGAAGAACCAGAGTACTCCCTCTgccaaag AAAGTGTCGAATCCAATAATCCTGGATCAAGAGGCCGCGTTTCTTTCAATCCTCTAGTTCTGCAGGCTAATG ACCCAGGAGAGGTTAATTTGTACACACAGCTGAAAGAACACATCTTGTCTGAAATACTACTGAAGGAGAACAATTACCCCTTCGCCCATCCAGAAATACCTGGAAAAGCCATACAGCAGGGGAGTATTAGAAAAGGAAGCAGTGACT CTCTGAAGAGGATCTGCTGTCGATGCGGGGCTACATACTCAGTCAGCCCGAGTGGGACCCACACCAGGAAAGAAGAGTGTAACTATCACTCGGGGAAAGTGGTGCAAAACAAAG TGCCTGGTGGGGTAGAAACGTGCTATAGCTGCTGCGAGGGGGCCATCGGGACCCCCGGCTGCCAGGTATTCAAG CTGCACGTGCATGATGTGGTCAGCATGGATGGTTTCGTGAGCAGCTCTCCCAGACCCCCCACGGAGATTGGGAGCCCGGGTGTTTTTGCATTGAACTGTGATGTG TGCTACACCTCCCAAGGTCTGGAACTGCTCAGGGTAACTCTGGTCAACTCAAACCTGCAGGTGATCTATGATGCCTTCGTTAAACCAGACAGTGAGGTCATTGACTATAACACCAG GTTTTCTGGAATAAGCGAGGAGGATGTGTCCAGTGCCAGCTTCTCTCTCCGGGATGTTCAAAGTGTGTTGCTGAGCTTTATCAGTGCTGACACCATCCTGATTGGCCACAGCTTGGAGAATGATCTCTGTGCACTCAAG TTTATTCACCACACTGCAGTGGACACCGCTGTGGTTTTCCCTCATCGCCTGGGGCATCCCCACAAGAGACAACTCTGCAGCTTGGTTGCAGACCATCTCCGGCGAATTATTCAGGAGAGTG TTGGTGGCCATGACTCTGTAGAAGATGCCACGGCCTGCATGGAGCTGATGCTGTGGAAGGTGAAGGAGGACTCGAAAGTGAAGAGGTTGTGA
- the zgc:152968 gene encoding RNA exonuclease 1 homolog isoform X2, with translation MLPTAGFFAKFDCPFFAHGYCQRPFCHFKHAKEDLLCLSPNRKRAGPENAPRPLKKGTHHKLYGASEKDPCFLELERINREIETVKCEVEKEQRRLSHYKTLQEDIFGSCSSKALKPHNGSEGKECIAKNVTSARTPVSAVVHAPGSKYVVDSSRPRTDLEYDPLSNYSSDLKPSSAVECRVQNCGQEETPSLKRMRENLGEDQRGGRPEEDDDDDGVLVIDIPPLEESRKRSRAPKLCSAVPTVLKESSGCIKSVSSLPELCDVPVFEAEISACNTACVKSEGQNCTDISPATDGNTSGKTNITDVFEDISKCLENLRSESKKNTHLPEFEPILGNSSFCASDSRRNFSPANDGTVPGDQTGMQLSSIETRSRLSNPPEQGNGVQPKMAKSLVLHEGNLPVPSPVTQQPKEQQGFEQGTPLDENSPVSHVPVVSCSPKVAAQLYFTGKTDHHSSSQAAVPIHQHEQRAVPHNIVYEPVPGPSISISRAISSTLALSASVLDETRIQEIDQTNKSNLSSEEEYLDMEFSDSDPMEECYRIFMEANQTEPADPVLSNVPVEAVDLDRSEMKKAIPAPGSKKRVAHVSKHEVTKTRPQVMVPFQRAVPLLVNPPKLQQLQQKAAVLTAAVKGGQAYVAATSGQKKQENLPSAPLPIPVQPTCLNILPVGAALQWGNVHLIIPDGTIALPLTPVPTPPTTPSAPPTVPVPLHTTLTHAKPITVKRKSKCRPEASTKVPHDVRQRYVNLFVEEFLRTSFTVQDAFEKALAEEKTIYDRSVNKLKYLSIAVNVLKRLKNQSTPSAKESVESNNPGSRGRVSFNPLVLQANDPGEVNLYTQLKEHILSEILLKENNYPFAHPEIPGKAIQQGSIRKGSSDSLKRICCRCGATYSVSPSGTHTRKEECNYHSGKVVQNKVPGGVETCYSCCEGAIGTPGCQLHVHDVVSMDGFVSSSPRPPTEIGSPGVFALNCDVCYTSQGLELLRVTLVNSNLQVIYDAFVKPDSEVIDYNTRFSGISEEDVSSASFSLRDVQSVLLSFISADTILIGHSLENDLCALKFIHHTAVDTAVVFPHRLGHPHKRQLCSLVADHLRRIIQESVGGHDSVEDATACMELMLWKVKEDSKVKRL, from the exons ATGTTACCTACCGCAGGGTTTTTTGCTAAATTTGATTGCCCTTTCTTTGCTCATGGTTACTGCCAGCGACCCTTTTGCCATTTTAAACATGCCAAAGAGGATCTCCTTTGCCTATCGCCGAACCGGAAGCGAGCAG GACCTGAAAATGCTCCCCGTCCCCTAAAGAAAGGAACCCATCATAAACTATATGGAGCTTCAGAGAAGGATCCTTGCTTTTTGGAGCTGGAACGGATAAACAGAGAGATTGAGACTGTCAAGTGTGAGGTGGAGAAGGAGCAGCGGAGGTTATCTCACTACAAGACTCTTCAGGAAGACATTTTCGGTAGCTGCTCCAGCAAAGCTTTGAAACCCCACAATGGCTCCGAAGGTAAAGAGTGTATTGCCAAGAACGTCACTTCTGCTCGCACGCCAGTGTCTGCTGTAGTCCATGCACCTGGTAGCAAGTATGTGGTGGATAGCTCACGGCCAAGAACAGATTTGGAGTACGACCCCTTGTCCAATTATTCTTCAGACCTAAAACCCAGCAGTGCTGTAGAATGCAGAGTGCAAAACTGTGGTCAAGAAGAGACACCAAGTCTTAAAAGGATGAGGGAGAACCTTGGTGAAGATCAAAGGGGGGGCAGACCTGAAgaagatgacgatgatgatggagTTCTTGTAATAGATATTCCTCCTTTGGAGGAAAGCAGAAAGAGGTCTAGAGCCCCAAAATTATGTAGTGCAGTCCCAACAGTATTGAAGGAAAGTTCTGGATGTATCAAATCTGTATCCTCCCTGCCAGAATTGTGTGATGTTCCAGTCTTTGAAGCAGAGATCTCCGCATGTAACACTGCCTGTGTGAAATCAGAAGGGCAAAACTGCACTGACATTTCACCTGCCACCGATGGCAATACATCTGGGAAAACCAACATCACAGATGTGTTTGAGGATATATCAAAGTGTCTAGAAAATCTCAGaagtgaaagtaaaaaaaacactcattTGCCAGAATTTGAGCCTATTCTAGGAAACTCAAGTTTTTGTGCTTCTGATTCCAGAAGGAATTTCTCTCCTGCAAATGATGGAACTGTACCCGGTGATCAGACAGGAATGCAACTGAGCTCCATTGAGACCCGAAGTAGGCTTTCCAATCCTCCTGAACAAGGGAATGGTGTACAGCCAAAAATGGCTAAATCCCTTGTTCTTCATGAAGGTAATCTCCCTGTTCCCTCACCTGTCACGCAACAACCCAAGGAGCAGCAAGGCTTTGAGCAGGGAACCCCTCTTGATGAAAACTCACCTGTGTCGCATGTTCCAGTGGTGTCTTGTTCTCCAAAAGTGGCGGCACAATTATATTTCACCGGAAAGACTGATCATCATAGCAGTAGCCAGGCAGCAGTTCCCATCCACCAGCATGAGCAACGTGCAGTTCCTCATAATATTGTATATGAGCCAGTTCCAGGACCTTCCATAAGCATCTCAAGGGCAATTTCCAGTACATTAGCTCTATCTGCTTCAGTGTTGGATGAAACCAGAATACAAGAAATTGATCAAACTAACAAATCAAATTTGAGCTCTGAGGAGGAATATTTGGACATGGAATTTTCGGACAGTGACCCGATGGAAGAGTGTTACAGGATATTCATGGAAGCCAACCAGACAGAACCAGCAGACCCAGTTCTAAGCAATGTTCCT GTTGAAGCTGTTGATCTAGACCGGTCAGAGATGAAGAAAGCCATCCCTGCACCAGGCTCAAAGAAAAGAGTTGCACATGTGTCCAAACATGAG GTGACTAAAACCAGGCCACAGGTGATGGTTCCGTTCCAAAGAGCAGTTCCCTTGCTAGTCAACCCTCCCAAACTGCAGCAGTTGCAGCAGAAGGCTGCTGTACTGACCGCCGCCGTCAAAGGTGGCCAGGCCTATGTGGCAGCCACGAGTGGACAGAAAAAACAGGAAAACCTGCCTTCTGCTCCTTTGCCGATTCCTGTTCAACCAA CCTGTCTGAATATCCTGCCAGTTGGAGCTGCTTTGCAGTGGGGAAATGTGCACCTTATCATTCCGGATGGGACCATTGCTCTACCCCTGACTCCAGTTCCAACACCACCCACCACCCCATCAGCTCCACCCACAGTACCTGTGCCTCTGCACACCACCCTGACCCATGCCAAG CCAATTACAGTCAAGCGAAAGTCAAAGTGCCGCCCAGAGGCCAGTACCAAAGTTCCACATGATGTTCGGCAGCGTTATGTCAACTTATTCGTTGAGGAGTTCTTGAGGACATCCTTTACTGTTCAAGATGCCTTTGAAAAG GCGCTGGCAGAGGAAAAGACCATTTATGACAGAAGTGTCAACAAGCTCAAGTATCTGAGTATAGCTGTAAATGTACTGAAGAGATTGAAGAACCAGAGTACTCCCTCTgccaaag AAAGTGTCGAATCCAATAATCCTGGATCAAGAGGCCGCGTTTCTTTCAATCCTCTAGTTCTGCAGGCTAATG ACCCAGGAGAGGTTAATTTGTACACACAGCTGAAAGAACACATCTTGTCTGAAATACTACTGAAGGAGAACAATTACCCCTTCGCCCATCCAGAAATACCTGGAAAAGCCATACAGCAGGGGAGTATTAGAAAAGGAAGCAGTGACT CTCTGAAGAGGATCTGCTGTCGATGCGGGGCTACATACTCAGTCAGCCCGAGTGGGACCCACACCAGGAAAGAAGAGTGTAACTATCACTCGGGGAAAGTGGTGCAAAACAAAG TGCCTGGTGGGGTAGAAACGTGCTATAGCTGCTGCGAGGGGGCCATCGGGACCCCCGGCTGCCAG CTGCACGTGCATGATGTGGTCAGCATGGATGGTTTCGTGAGCAGCTCTCCCAGACCCCCCACGGAGATTGGGAGCCCGGGTGTTTTTGCATTGAACTGTGATGTG TGCTACACCTCCCAAGGTCTGGAACTGCTCAGGGTAACTCTGGTCAACTCAAACCTGCAGGTGATCTATGATGCCTTCGTTAAACCAGACAGTGAGGTCATTGACTATAACACCAG GTTTTCTGGAATAAGCGAGGAGGATGTGTCCAGTGCCAGCTTCTCTCTCCGGGATGTTCAAAGTGTGTTGCTGAGCTTTATCAGTGCTGACACCATCCTGATTGGCCACAGCTTGGAGAATGATCTCTGTGCACTCAAG TTTATTCACCACACTGCAGTGGACACCGCTGTGGTTTTCCCTCATCGCCTGGGGCATCCCCACAAGAGACAACTCTGCAGCTTGGTTGCAGACCATCTCCGGCGAATTATTCAGGAGAGTG TTGGTGGCCATGACTCTGTAGAAGATGCCACGGCCTGCATGGAGCTGATGCTGTGGAAGGTGAAGGAGGACTCGAAAGTGAAGAGGTTGTGA